DNA sequence from the Actinacidiphila yeochonensis CN732 genome:
GGCGGGCCGTCCTGCTGGGTGGGGCGGGGCAGCACGGTGGCGTTGCGCAGGGTGAAGTAGGGGGTCCGCTCGTCGACGCCCTCCTCCCGGAGCATCCGCGCGACCGCGGCGACCACCGCCTCGAAGCGGGCACGGCTGCCGTCCATCGGCACGTCGAAGGCGTGGAACTCGTGTGGCAGGTAGGCGCGGGCGAAGCCGACCTCCAGCCGGCCGTGGCTGATCGCGTCCACCATGGTGATGGACGAGGCGAGCTGCACGGGGTGGTGGAAGACCGGGAGCACGCAGCCGGTGATCAGCCGGATGTCGGTGGTCTGCGCGGCGACGGCGGTGAGGAAGGTGAGCGGGCTGGGACAGTAGCCGCCGTAGGGGTGCAGGTAGTGCTCGGTCATCTTGACGTAGTCCAGGCCGGCCTCGTCGCCGTACCGGGACAGCGCCAGCACCTCGTCGTAGTACGTGGCGGGCGACTTGGTCTCCGGAGTGGAGTCGGGCAGGAAGGACAGGCCGAAACGCACGGAGTACCTCCGGGAGCGGGGGAGCGGGGACGGGTCAGGGTTGGAGGACGATCCCGGTGAACGCGCCGGGATCGAGGTGGACGCGGGCCGCCTCGGCGACCTGGTCGACCGTCACCTCCGCGAGGGACGCCGGGAACTCGGACAGCCAGGCCGGCGGCAGGCCGCGCACGGCGGTGTCGAGCAGGGCGTCGGCCAGGCCGGTCTGGGTGGCCAGGGAGATCGCCCGGATGCCCGCGCTGTACCCGGCCGCGGCCTCGACCTCGGCCGGGGTGGGCGGCTGCGCGCCGCTGAGCCGTTCCAGCACGCCGAAGGTGCGGTCCAGGGACGCGTCGCGGTGCCGGGGGTCGACACCGAACTGGACCAGGTTGACGGCGGTGGCGCCGAGTTCGAGGACGGCGCAGCGGGCGCTGTAGGCGTAGCCGGCCTCCTCCCGCAGCGAGCGGACCAGCCGGGAGGAGAAGTACCCGGCGAAGACCAGTTCGGCCAGGTGCAGGGCGCCGAAGCCCGGGGCGGTGCGGGGCAGGGAGGGCGCGGCGAGCCGGGCCTCGGCCTGCCGCAGACCGGGCATCCGGACGTCGACGACCGGGCCGCCCGCGACCCGCGGGGGGCTGGCCATCTCGCGGGCCGGGCCGGGGCCGGTCCAGCCGGCCAGCGCCCGGCCGGCCGCGGCGAGCGCCCGCTCCGGCGTCAGGTCGCCGACCAGGACCAGGGTGGAGCCCTCGGGGAGCAGCCCCTCGGCGCGGCGCCAGGCCAGAGTGTCCACGGCCACGGCCCGGACCAGTTCGGCCTCGGGGGTCTCCCGGGCGGCGGGATGCTCGCCGAAGCAGTGCCGCAGCAGGGCGGTACGGCCCGCGTACTGCGGCATCCGGCCGGCGAGCTGGACCCGCTGGAGCAGCCGGGCCCGTTCGGTCTCCACCTCGGCGGCCCGGAAGGCGGTCCCGGTGAGCAGGTCGGCGAGCAGGTCGAGCAGGGTCGGCAGCCCCTCGCTGAGCAGCCGGGCGGTGACCTTGAGCCGCTCCGGCCGGGCCTCGACCCGCAGGCTGCCGCCGTACTCGGCGAGGACGTCCTCGACGGCGGCGCGGTCGCGGCGGGCCGCGCCGCAGGTCAGGGCGGCGGCGAGGAGCTCGGCCTCGGCGGCGTGCTCGGCGGTGCCGCCGCCGAACGGCACCGCGAGGCGCAGTTCGACCACCGGGACGGCGGCGCGCCGGGCGGCGAGCACCCGCAGGCCGTTGGGCAGGGTGGCCTCGCGGTACTCCGGCGGGCGGCCCGGGGCCGGTCGCGGCACCACGGGAACGACGGGGGCGGTGGTCACGGGCGGCCTCCGGCGGGTTCGACACCGAGGACAGCGGGCGGGCAGGCGGCGAGCGCGGCCGCGGCGGCGTGGACCCGTCCGGCGTCGACGGCGGCGAGCAGCGCGGGCAGTTCGGCGACCAGCTCGGCCCGGCCGAACAGCACCTCGAAGGCGGCGGCGCGCCGGGCCCGGGCGGCGACGGGGTCGGTCTCGCTGTACCAGGCGGCGCTGAGCCGCCGCACGGCGCGCGCCAGTTCGGCCTCGTCGAAGCCGTCCGGCTCGGCGAGCAGAGCGAGCTGGCGCCGGATCAGCCCGGCGAGCTCGCCGGTGGTGCGGCCGGGTGCGCAGACCGCGGTGGCGACCAGCGCCTCGGGGGCGCGGGCGTCGAAGGCCTGGCCGGTGAGCGAGGGCAGGACCGCGGCCTGGGTGGCCTGCCCGTCGCGGACCAGGGTGCGGCGCAGCCGGCCGTGCTGCGGGTCGCCGAGCAGCGCCGCGACCAGCAGGTCGGCCAGGTGCTCGGGGCTGCCGGGCGGGGAGCAGCGCCAGCCGACCGCGACCGCGGCGGCGGGGCCAGCCGGTCGGTGAGGGTGTGGGCGCGCTCCTGGTCCGGCGGTGGTTCGGCGTGGTCGCGGCGCGGCGGGCCGGGGCGGGCCGGCAGCGCGCCGAAGTACGTGTGCGCCAGGTCGAGGGCGTGCCGCGGGTCGAAGGCGCCGCTGATCGCCAGGACGGCGCCGCCCGGGCCGTAGTGGTCGGCGAAGAACCGCTCGCACTCCTCGGGGCTGACCCCGCTCAGCGAGCGGGTGTCGCCGTAGCCGTTGTGGCTGTTGGCCTCGTCGCGGAACAGCACCGGCGGCAGGGCGAAGGCCGGGAAGCCGCCGTAGGGGCGGCCGAGGAAGTTCTGGTTGATCTCCTCGGTGACCACCGCGACCTGGTTGGCGATGGTCTCCGGGGTGATCCGGGGGCCGCGCATCCGGTCGGCCTCAAGGAACAGCACCAGCTCCAGCGCCTGCGCCGGCACCACCTGGTAGTAGCAGGTGTGGTCGCGCTGGGTCACGGCGTTGAAGGCGCCGCCCGCGGCCTGGACCCGCTCGGCGTGGGCGAGCTTCGGCAGCGAGGAGCTGCCCTGGAACATCAGGTGCTCGAAGAGGTGGGCGAAGCCGGGGCGGGCCTCGCTGCGGTAGCCGACGTCGTAGCCGACCGCGACCGCGACCGCCGGGACCTCGGGGTCGGGCAGCAGGACGACGGTGAGCCCGTTGCCGAGCCGGTGGCGCGTCAGCTGTCCGGGGGCGGGTGGCGCGGTGGTGCCGAGGGGCACGGGGGTTCCCTTCTGCGGGGTGGCCGGCCGGCGGGTGCGGGTCGCTGTCGGCGGGGGTCGGCGGGGTCGGCGACGGGTCAGCGGTCGGCGGCGCGGACCGAGCGCAGCCCGAACCACACGGTCAGGACGGCCAGGCCGAGGGTGACCGCCGCGCCGGTCAGGGCGTCGGTGGAGGCGAGCCGGCCGGCGAACAGCTCCCGCACCCCGGTCACCACGTGGGTCAGCGGGTTGACCCGGGACAGGCCGGACAGCCAGCCGGGGGCGAGCGTCATCGGCAGCAGCACGCCGGACAGCAGCAGCGTCGGCAGGGTCAGCGAGTTGATCAGCTGCCCGAAGACGTCCTCGGCGGGGATGCGCAGCGCCATCCCGTAGGAGAGCGCCGACATCGCCAGGCCGAGCACGCACAGCACCACGAAGGACAGCAGCACCCCGGGGAGCGAGGCGCGCAGCCCCAGCCCCACCGCGCCGAGCACCAGCAGGCCGCCCTGGACGGCGTACACCACCGCGTCGCGCAGCACCCGGCCGAGCAGCAGGCCCAGCTCACCGGCGGCGGTCACCCGCATCCGGTCCAGCACGCCGGAGCGGATCTCGGCGATCACGCCGAAGCCGACGAAGGCGGAGGCGAACACGCTCTGCTGGACCAGCAGGCCGGGGACGAACACCCGCCAGGGGTTGTCGCCGAACCCCGGTACCGCGGCCAGCTTGGACAGCAGCGGGCCGAACAGCACGAGGTAGAGCAGCGGCTGGACCAGGCTCATGACCACCCAGGCGGGGTTGCGCAGGGTGTACCGCAGCGAGCGGCGGAAGATGACCAGACTGGTGCGGAAGGTGCTCACCGGGCCACCGCCGAACCCGCGGTGGGGCGGTCCTCGCGCAGCGAGCGGCCGGTGAGCCGCAGGAAGGCGTCCTCCAGGCTGGGCCGCTTCACCTCCACGGAGGCGAGCACGACCCCGGCCGCGTCCAGTGCCCTGAGCAGCTCCGGCAGCCTGCGCTGCGCGTCGGCGCAGTGCAGGTGGACCCGCTCGGCGGTGACGTCCGGCCGGCAGTCGGGCAGCACCCGGGCCGCGGCGGCGGCGCAGTCGCCGATCTGCTCGGTCTCCAGGATGATCACGTCACCGCCGATCTGGTCCTTCAGCGCCTTGGCGGTGTCGGCGGCGACTATCCTCCCGCCGTCGATGACCAGGATCCGGTCGCAGAGCCCGTCCGCCTCCTCCAGGTAGTGCGTGGTGAGGAAGACGGTGAGGTTCTGCTCGGCGCGCAGCGCCCGCAGGTGCTCCCACAGGTTGGCCCGGGACTGCGGGTCGAGCCCGGCGGTCGGCTCGTCCAGGAACAGCACCCGGGGCCGGTGCACCAGGCCGAGGGCCAGGTCGAGACGGCGGCGCTGCCCGCCCGAGAGCCGCCCGCACGGGCGGTCCAGCAGCTCGGTCAGCTCGAAGCGTTCGGCGCTCTCGGCGGCCCGCTCGGCGGCCCGCGCCGCCGTCATCCCCTGCAACTGTGCCTGGGTGCGCAGTTCGTCGCCCGCGCGGTGGTCGCCGCCGGAGCCGCTCTGTCCGACGTAGCCGATCTGCCGGCGGACCTCGGCCCGCTGCCCCACCACGTCCAGTCCGGCGATGGTGGCGGTGCCCGAGGTGGGCCGCAGCAGGGTGCACAACATCCGCACGGTGGTGGTCTTCCCGGCCCCGTTGGGGCCGAGGAAGCCCACGGCCTCGCCCTCGGCGACCGACAGGTCGACGCCGGCGACGGCCTCCACGGGGCCCGAGCGGGTGCGGAAGCTTCGGGTCAGTCCCTGGGCTTGGATCACGATGGCTCCGATTCTGAAGCTGGGTGCCCGGCCGGATCGGCGGCAGGAGGGCAGCGGGAGCGGGTGCGGCGCCAGGCCGATCACCGACTCTGCGAGGTCGGCCCCGACGGCGTCCAGAGCCGACGGGGCACCGGAGCGCTCGTTGGCAGCAAACTGCAAGGGGGAGATGACCGGTTTGCTGCGTTCCGATGCCCGGCAAGGGCGCCGCGGGCCGTCGGCTGCTGCTCCGTGCCGCGTCAAAACCTGCCGCCGGACGGCAAGTTGATGTCGCGTCAGTCGCTTGCCGAGTGGATCTCCCGACCCGGAAGCTGATTGCCGTCGCGAGGACGGCCAGCGTCCTCGCCACGAACCGAGAGGAGAGTCCGCATGAGCATCGACTTCGGCGCCTTCGACGTCACCGAGCTGGAGGTCCTGGAGGCCGGCGACGGTGTCGCGCTGCCCGACATGGGCGCGTCCATCGTCGTCATCGTGGCCGCGACCCCGGACGGCGAGGAGATCCTCGGCGAGGCCGACCTGGGCGTCTCCGGCTCGCTGTCCACCTCCTGCTGCTGATCGGACGCGGCAACTGAGGCGCTGACCTCCCGCCGGCCGGCCGGAGTGCCGGACTGAACCGGGACAGCGCCACGGACCCCCCAATCGGCCACCTGCGAACGCCCGTGCGGCCTCAGCCGCACCGGTCGCCTCGCGTACCTCCGGGAGACACGCCATGGAAACCATCGGCCCGGGCACGGCCGTACGCATCACCGACCACTCGGCGCAGCCGCGGGACCTGCTGCGCGCCCTGGACACACCGCTCCGGCGGCTCAGGGACGCGCAGCAGCTCCCGGTGGTGCACCTGCGCCGCGGCTGGCTGCACGGATCGCACCTGCGGGTGCTGGTCCGCTCCTACCCGCACCGGCCGCCGGCGCTGGCCGAGTTCACCGAACAGGCCCGCCTGGCCGTCGCGGCCCTCACCGCGCGACCGCCGGCCGAGGCCGACTACCTGCGCCGCGCCGAGCAGCTCGGCCGCTGGGAGAACCGCCGCGAGGACCCGCTGCCGCTGCACCCGCACGGCCTCGTCGAGTCCGGCCCCGACGAGAACGCGGACCGTTTCCCCACCGCGCTGCTCCTCACCCGCGACCTGATGGCCGACGCCTACCTGGACTCCGTCCTGGACACCGCCGCGCTGCCCGACGAGGAGCTGCTGCCGCAGCTCGTCCGGGTGCTCGCCCTGGTCGCCCGCTCCCACCCGCTGGGCTTCGCCGTCGGCACCCTGGCGCTGCGCTCCCACGTCGAGGGTGTCTGCTCCGCCACCGGCAACCACACCGACCTGCGCGCGATCTACGCGCGCAGGTACCTGCAGGACGCGGACCGCTTCACCGCCGCGCTCACCGAGCCCGTCGACACCCCGCTGCTGGCCGGGTGGGAGAGGGCGCTGGCCCGGATCTGGGGCACCGCCGAGGCGGCGTGCGCGCACGGCGCCCTGGACGAGGACTCCATCCACGAGGCCGTCGGCCCGATGGAGTACCCGCTCGGCACGCCGGTGCGCAGCGAGTTCATCGCCGCCTACCTGGAGAACCGGCAGGCCGCCGAGCAGAACTACCGGCAGAACGCGTACCGGCTGCTGCTCAACTCCCTCTATCCGACGCTGACCTGCTTCGGCATCACCCCCATGCAGCGCTACTACCTCTGCTTCGGCCTCGCCGAGGCCGCGGACGCGCTCACCGGGGCCACGTCGGTGGAACGGATGCGGGCCCGGCGCCACCAGCTCGCCGCGTCCTGACCGGCGCCATCCCCTCCCGGCGGCCGCCAGCCCCCTGTGTCGTGCCCGAGCCCCCGTCGCCGGCCCGAGCCCCCTTCGCCGTGCCCGCCCGCGGTCCGGCGCGGCCCTGCCGGGCGCCGGCCGCGCGGCCGGCACCGCGCGCCCGCGCGCAGCCGCGTTCCGCTCCCAGAGAGGTCGCCTTCCGGTGCCCACCTTCGCCGTTTCCGCCCCCGCCGCCCCGCCGCGCTCCTGTCCGGGCGCCGGCGGCTGGGTCGTGGCCGACAGCGTGATGCTGCGGATCAACCCCACTCCCGCCCGACGGCTCGCCTCCCCCGAACTGCGCACCGCGCTGGCCGCCCTGGCCGAGTCCGAGCAGCGCTGCGCCCGGCTCGCCGACGCCGCCTGCGACAGCCTGTACACGACGATCGCGCACGCCGAAGGTGCCGACCGGCACCGGCTGCTGCACCTGCGCCGCGCCATCCACAACGACCGCGACCCCGGCGCCGGGCCGTGGCCCGAGCCGCTGCCCGAGCCGGTCACCGGATGGCTGGACGCCGACGGCCGCCGCCGGCTCGCCCGCACCGCCGTACGCGCCGGACACGCCGCGTTCCTCTCCCACGAGCGCGCCGCCTTCGCCGAGGCCCTCGGCAGCGAACCGCTGCTGCTCTCCCTGGCGCTGAACTCCCCGCAGGTCCTGGACGCGGTGCAGCGCTACCGCAAGGCCGCCGGCCGCACCTCCGCCCGCGACCGCAAGTCCGAACGCGGACTGGTCCAGCACTACGCCCGCGCCGTGGTCCGGGTCAGCCCGCTGGCCCGCCTCACCGCCGTCGGCTTCGCCGCATGGGCTGACGACGGCACCCCGCTCGACCAGGCCCGCTTCCCCCGCCGGGACGCCCGCAGCCTGCTCCGGCTCGACCAACCGCAGCTGTC
Encoded proteins:
- a CDS encoding M16 family metallopeptidase — encoded protein: MTTAPVVPVVPRPAPGRPPEYREATLPNGLRVLAARRAAVPVVELRLAVPFGGGTAEHAAEAELLAAALTCGAARRDRAAVEDVLAEYGGSLRVEARPERLKVTARLLSEGLPTLLDLLADLLTGTAFRAAEVETERARLLQRVQLAGRMPQYAGRTALLRHCFGEHPAARETPEAELVRAVAVDTLAWRRAEGLLPEGSTLVLVGDLTPERALAAAGRALAGWTGPGPAREMASPPRVAGGPVVDVRMPGLRQAEARLAAPSLPRTAPGFGALHLAELVFAGYFSSRLVRSLREEAGYAYSARCAVLELGATAVNLVQFGVDPRHRDASLDRTFGVLERLSGAQPPTPAEVEAAAGYSAGIRAISLATQTGLADALLDTAVRGLPPAWLSEFPASLAEVTVDQVAEAARVHLDPGAFTGIVLQP
- a CDS encoding ATP-binding cassette domain-containing protein; the protein is MIQAQGLTRSFRTRSGPVEAVAGVDLSVAEGEAVGFLGPNGAGKTTTVRMLCTLLRPTSGTATIAGLDVVGQRAEVRRQIGYVGQSGSGGDHRAGDELRTQAQLQGMTAARAAERAAESAERFELTELLDRPCGRLSGGQRRRLDLALGLVHRPRVLFLDEPTAGLDPQSRANLWEHLRALRAEQNLTVFLTTHYLEEADGLCDRILVIDGGRIVAADTAKALKDQIGGDVIILETEQIGDCAAAAARVLPDCRPDVTAERVHLHCADAQRRLPELLRALDAAGVVLASVEVKRPSLEDAFLRLTGRSLREDRPTAGSAVAR
- a CDS encoding ABC transporter permease, which produces MSTFRTSLVIFRRSLRYTLRNPAWVVMSLVQPLLYLVLFGPLLSKLAAVPGFGDNPWRVFVPGLLVQQSVFASAFVGFGVIAEIRSGVLDRMRVTAAGELGLLLGRVLRDAVVYAVQGGLLVLGAVGLGLRASLPGVLLSFVVLCVLGLAMSALSYGMALRIPAEDVFGQLINSLTLPTLLLSGVLLPMTLAPGWLSGLSRVNPLTHVVTGVRELFAGRLASTDALTGAAVTLGLAVLTVWFGLRSVRAADR